From the genome of Carnobacterium viridans:
TAATTCAATTTGTAAAAAATTACGCTATCTTTTTAAGGCATTTCATTTCCAGCTGCTCGATAGATTTCATACCATTCATCATGAGTCATCCGCACTTCGGAAGCTTTGCTGTAATCTGTTAATCTATCGGGAGTCATCGTGCCTACAATGGCCTGCATGTTAGCTGGGTGACGCAAGATCCAAGCAATAGCAGTTGCTGAATTAGATAAGCCATAGCGTTCTCCAATTTCTTTCAATTTAGCATTTACTTCCGGATAATTTTTGTTGTCCACAAAAATATCTCCACCACTCTTAATCGGTGACCAAGCTTGTATAGTCATAGCTTCCAAACGGCTATAATCCAGCACTCCACCGTCTCGATTGATGCCACTATCGAACTTCGTATTGACATTTATTCCCGCATCGACCATTCCGGTATGCATCACACTAAATTGCAATTGATTTGCAACAAGTGGTTGTTGAACATAATTTTTCAATAACTCAATTTGATAAGAATTGTGATTGCTGACTCCAAAGTTGCGGACTTTGCCGCTTTTTTCTAATTCGTCAAAAACTTCTGCTACGATTTCAGGTTCTACTAATGTATCTGGACGATGTAACAACAAAACATCCAAGTAATCTGTTTGCAACCGTTTAAGAACACCGTCTACACTTTCAATCAAATGCTCTTTTGAAAAATCATAGCTGCCTTTTCGAATCCCTACTTTAGATTGTATTAACATTTTTTCTCGTATAGAGGGATCCATTTCGATTACTTTACCAAATATTTCTTCAGCTTTTCCTCCACCATAGATATCTG
Proteins encoded in this window:
- a CDS encoding aldo/keto reductase, whose translation is MKRMFLGKSELMVPNIALGCMSMGKLSPDEASKVINNALDLEIDFFDLADIYGGGKAEEIFGKVIEMDPSIREKMLIQSKVGIRKGSYDFSKEHLIESVDGVLKRLQTDYLDVLLLHRPDTLVEPEIVAEVFDELEKSGKVRNFGVSNHNSYQIELLKNYVQQPLVANQLQFSVMHTGMVDAGINVNTKFDSGINRDGGVLDYSRLEAMTIQAWSPIKSGGDIFVDNKNYPEVNAKLKEIGERYGLSNSATAIAWILRHPANMQAIVGTMTPDRLTDYSKASEVRMTHDEWYEIYRAAGNEMP